The sequence below is a genomic window from Pseudomonas cremoricolorata.
GCCAAGGTCGGTGCCAACCGCTTCATCGTTGATCAGCACGGCATCGTACTCAGCGCTGCCGACCAGTTTCAGGCGGGCGTACAGGCCTGGGGTGAAGGCACCGTCGCGGTTGTCGAACACCGCACGGCCACGGATGGTGCCGGTGCGCGGGTTGACCTGGTTGTCGACGAAGTTCATCTGCCCCAGGTGCGGGGTGCCGTCTTCGTTGGTCAGGCCCAAGTACACCGGGGTGCTCTGCCCGCGTTGGCCTTGCCGGGCGAGCTGGGTGTACTTGAGGTAGACGCGTTCGTCGGCGTCGAAGTAGGCGTAGACCTTGTCGGTCGAGACCAGCGTGGTGAGTGGCGTGACATCGGCGGTGACGATGTTGCCGGTGGTGAACTGCGCGCGGCTGACCCGGCCGCTGATCGGCGCGGTGACGCGGGTAAAACTCAGGTTGAGGCGGGCCAGATCGAGCTGCGCCTGAATCGCCGCAACCCCGGCGCGGGCCTCGGCGGCGGCGCTGCTGCGCGATTCGGCAAGCTCTGCGGAAATCGCGTTGCTGTCACGCAGGCGCTCGCCACGACGAGCCTCGTTGTCGCTGCGAGTGGCCGCGGCGCGGGCCTGCTGCAATTGCGCCTCAAGACGGCGGACTTCGGCCTGGAACGGCCGAGGGTCGATCTGAAACAGCAGATCGCCTTGCTTGACCTGGGCCCCTTCGGCGAAGGCCACGCGGTCGATCTGCCCGGAAACTCGCGGTCGCACTTCGACGGTTTCCGGCGCCTCCAGGCGGCCGGTGAACTCATCCCATTCGTTGATCGGCTGCTCGATGACCTTGGCCACGGTGACGCTGGGCGCTGCAGGGGCCTGCACCGCCTCGGGGGTACGACCGCACGCGGCAAGCACCACGACCGCGAAGGCGGCGAGGGGATAGCGCAAGGGTTTGAGTGATCGTTCCATGGGAAAAGCCCGCCATTGACCAGAAGAAAGTGGGCGGAGTGTGCGCGGCGGGTGCGCGGGGAACGAATCGAATAAGGCGAAGGTTATTATCGATCTGAATGATGGGTAATGGCCTGCAGTGAGCGCGCGGTGATAACGCTTCAGGCGATATCACCGCGTTCGATCAGGCGACGTCGACCAGCACGATCTCGCTGTCTTCAAGGGCAGTCACCTGAAGAACTGACTCTTGCTCGATGGCCACGCCGTCCCGTGCATTGGCACGTAGGCCGTTGACCTCGATCACACCACGGGCCGGCACCAGATAGCCGCGACGACCTTCTTCGAAGCTGTAACGAGCGCTTTCCCCGGCACGCAGGGTAGCGGCGGCCAGACGCGCGTCGGCACGGATGCGCAGGGCCTGTTCATCGCCGTCGCGACCGCTGGCCAGGGTCACGAAGCCTTCGCCGCGCTCGCCTTTGGGGAACGGCCGGGTGCCCCAGGAGGGTGCCTCGCCACGGCGATCGGGCATGATCCAGATCTGGAACAGCCGTACATCCACCGGCTCGCTGTTCCACTCGCTGTGCACGATGCCAGTGCCGGCGCTCATGACCTGCACGTCACCGGCCTCGGTACGGCCCTTGTTGCCCAGGCTGTCTTCATGGCTGATGGCGCCTTCGCGGACGTAGGTGATGATCTCCATATCGCGGTGCGGGTGGGCCGGGAAGCCGCTGCCGGCCGCGATCAGGTCGTCGTTCCACACCCGCAGGTTGCCCCAGTGCATGCGCGCAGGGTCGTAGTACTCGGCGAAGGAGAAATGATGATGGGCGTCGAGCCAGCCATGGTTGGCGTGGCCGAGGCTGTCGAAAGGACGCAGTTGCAGCATGGCGGACTCCTTGAATCAGTGAATGGAGCCATGATGCGCTTAGCATAGATCGGAAAAAAGCGTAAATTCTGGCTCGTAATGATCGAATGCATAGATTGATGGCTGGATCAGACATTACCTGCGTTTCATCGGCTAATTCACTGATCTACAAGCCATCGCTGGCACTTTTGCGTCGATGCGGCGAACATGCGCGGCTGATCCATTGTTCAAGGAAGCCGCCGTGTCCGATCCGACCGCCGAACCGCTACCGACGCTGACGCCTCCTGCCGAGCTGCCGCTGCTGCGCCGCTTGTTCGCCCGATTGTTGGGGCGCGGCCTCAGCGGCTTGCAGGCGCAGCACCGTGAGTCCTTCACCCTGGGCCACGCCAGTGGTCAGCAGCAGGGTCATGCGCTGGGTGAGGAAGTCGGCTTCGAGCGCGGTCACGCCGAAGGCTTGCAGGCGGGTCGCCAGGTGCTGGTGATTCGCGACAGCCGAGCGCAGACGCCGGCCGTACCCGGCCAGGACCTCAACCTGTTCGATGACTGGCGCCTGCCGCTTAGCGCCGAGCTGAAAAAACGCTTCAAGGCCGATGTCGCCCAGCGCCTGCCGGCCACCGCCCAGCCCAGCGCAGCGCAGTGGAAGCTGATTTTCAGCGACACTCCGAGCACCTGTGTCGTGGCCGGTGCCGGAGCGGGCAAGTCGACCTCGCTGGTGTTGCGTTTGTTGCTGCTGCACCGCTACCTGGGTTTCGAGCTCGATGCGATGACTGTGGTCACCTTCACCCGCGAATCGCGCAAGGACTTCATCCAGCGTCTGCTGCAGGTGTTCGGCCTGTGGCAACTGGCGCTGACACCGGTGCAGGCGCGCGAACTGGTGCGCACCTTCCATTCCCGCATCCTGCCCATGGTGCGCAGCCTGCCGGGTTTGAGCCAACTGCAGGCCTTCGAAACCCTGGGCGGGGAGTTGCCCGCTGGGCGTGAGCAAGAGGCCGAGAGCAACCCGTTCGATCTGCGCCTGAACGATGCCCAGCGCCAGCAGTTGAATCAGTGCTACAGCGACCTGCTCAAGGCCAACCCGCGCTTCGCCGAACTGGTCGGTGAACTGCGCCGCCAGGCGCTGCAACTCAAGCCTGTAGACCCTGACCATCCTGAGGTGCAGAAGCGTGCGCAGGTGACGCAACTGGCGGCCCAGCGCGATGAAGAACTCTGCGACGTCATCGAGGATCTATGGTTCGCCGCTGGCGCATGGCCCGTCGCCGGAATCGAGCCGTGCCGAGAAACCGTGGAAATCCGTGGTAGTTGCTTTCATGTGCATGGCCGTCTGGCAGGTCTCGACGCCTGGGTCATGCTCGGCTTCGATCCCCGGGAAAGCGCCCAGTACCAACGCCCTGGCGCCAAGCTGACGGTACGCGCCGAGTGGGCAGTCAAACGCACCCTGTTTCAAGCTTATTGCGATAAGCCTCTGATTTGGTTGGATAACTATGCAGCTGCGCAACGCTTGGCCGCTGCCTTGGCCGGGGATGCGGTAGCGGGGCCTGGCTTCGAATACAAGGTCAAGGGCGAACTCGCCGCGG
It includes:
- the mexE gene encoding multidrug efflux RND transporter periplasmic adaptor subunit MexE, which codes for MERSLKPLRYPLAAFAVVVLAACGRTPEAVQAPAAPSVTVAKVIEQPINEWDEFTGRLEAPETVEVRPRVSGQIDRVAFAEGAQVKQGDLLFQIDPRPFQAEVRRLEAQLQQARAAATRSDNEARRGERLRDSNAISAELAESRSSAAAEARAGVAAIQAQLDLARLNLSFTRVTAPISGRVSRAQFTTGNIVTADVTPLTTLVSTDKVYAYFDADERVYLKYTQLARQGQRGQSTPVYLGLTNEDGTPHLGQMNFVDNQVNPRTGTIRGRAVFDNRDGAFTPGLYARLKLVGSAEYDAVLINDEAVGTDLGKKFVLVMDKDNTADYRAVELGPKLEGLRIVRSGLAKDERIVVKGLQRVRPGSAVTPKDAPMASDATLAALARQRQALEANREAPSASGHAVNVASASAPRG
- a CDS encoding UvrD-helicase domain-containing protein codes for the protein MRRTCAADPLFKEAAVSDPTAEPLPTLTPPAELPLLRRLFARLLGRGLSGLQAQHRESFTLGHASGQQQGHALGEEVGFERGHAEGLQAGRQVLVIRDSRAQTPAVPGQDLNLFDDWRLPLSAELKKRFKADVAQRLPATAQPSAAQWKLIFSDTPSTCVVAGAGAGKSTSLVLRLLLLHRYLGFELDAMTVVTFTRESRKDFIQRLLQVFGLWQLALTPVQARELVRTFHSRILPMVRSLPGLSQLQAFETLGGELPAGREQEAESNPFDLRLNDAQRQQLNQCYSDLLKANPRFAELVGELRRQALQLKPVDPDHPEVQKRAQVTQLAAQRDEELCDVIEDLWFAAGAWPVAGIEPCRETVEIRGSCFHVHGRLAGLDAWVMLGFDPRESAQYQRPGAKLTVRAEWAVKRTLFQAYCDKPLIWLDNYAAAQRLAAALAGDAVAGPGFEYKVKGELAAVPLLDAFMAASSFIENLGLEVGNAVAQMTFPPGDPDALFFEALALYAQALEGHLLAQSPPVMTYNRMFALFGETNAENLQLLPDPLLRPLAHLLIDEFQDVSPQIVSWLRASLAEIRRRGPQLHLGRTAQHASLMCVGDDWQSIYGWRGSSPSFFMAFTKTFLSPSHTRVMLTDNYRSQQHVIDAAEHLVKGTPAIAGKKASASGLAAGLEQVPVKVLDRDDVALAQTLKAHYDRGETVMLLFRKTSDKALISEHLCDVIAAEAAQPANQRRLRQLTYHSAKGLQADAVFMLGDCQYQTSSPYKNQVYRLAGLGRAGDAMPFDAAQKDEVQRLAYVAVTRAVSHCYWYVERPTVDAHRLPRASSLVDGRQPFFEDLRGQ
- a CDS encoding pirin family protein, which gives rise to MLQLRPFDSLGHANHGWLDAHHHFSFAEYYDPARMHWGNLRVWNDDLIAAGSGFPAHPHRDMEIITYVREGAISHEDSLGNKGRTEAGDVQVMSAGTGIVHSEWNSEPVDVRLFQIWIMPDRRGEAPSWGTRPFPKGERGEGFVTLASGRDGDEQALRIRADARLAAATLRAGESARYSFEEGRRGYLVPARGVIEVNGLRANARDGVAIEQESVLQVTALEDSEIVLVDVA